A single region of the Streptomyces vilmorinianum genome encodes:
- a CDS encoding DUF6243 family protein: MAKGRNNLLGVGGQRKKLSRADQHGAGQGRNADRKTAAEQKQELLKKMRERAHQD; this comes from the coding sequence ATGGCCAAGGGCCGCAACAACCTCCTCGGCGTCGGCGGACAGCGCAAGAAGCTGTCCCGGGCCGACCAGCACGGCGCCGGTCAGGGCCGCAACGCCGATCGCAAGACGGCGGCCGAACAGAAGCAGGAGCTGCTGAAGAAGATGCGCGAGCGCGCTCACCAGGACTGA
- a CDS encoding aldo/keto reductase, which translates to MTAMTPTPATSLPIRSLGTTGPQVSALGLGCMGMSALYGESDRAESIATIHAALDAGVTLLDTGDFYGMGHNELLINEALRTAPAAAREQALTSVKFGALRTVEGGFTGYDGRPDAVKNFAAYSLQRLGTDHIDIYRIARVDPDVPIEETVGAIAELVEAGHVRHIGLSEAGADTLRRAAAVAPIADLQIEYSLISRGIEEKILPTARELGIGITAYGVLSRGLISGHVTRDRTFGPGDFRGMSPRFQGDNLLRNLDLVDRLRAVAEAKGVTVAQTAIAWVLAQGPRHGADIVPLIGARRRDRLAEALGALDVTLDAADLAAIEQAVPLDAAAGERYPAEQMAHLDSEH; encoded by the coding sequence ATGACCGCCATGACCCCCACCCCCGCGACCTCCCTCCCCATCCGCTCCCTCGGCACCACCGGCCCGCAGGTCTCCGCCCTCGGCCTCGGCTGCATGGGCATGTCCGCGCTGTACGGCGAGAGCGACCGCGCCGAGTCGATCGCCACGATCCACGCCGCTCTCGACGCCGGCGTCACGCTCCTCGACACCGGCGACTTCTACGGAATGGGGCACAACGAGCTGCTGATCAACGAGGCCCTGCGCACGGCCCCCGCGGCCGCCCGGGAGCAGGCCCTGACCAGCGTGAAGTTCGGCGCCCTGCGCACGGTCGAGGGCGGCTTCACCGGCTACGACGGCCGGCCGGACGCGGTGAAGAACTTCGCGGCGTACTCCCTGCAGCGCCTCGGCACGGACCACATCGACATCTACCGGATCGCCCGCGTCGACCCGGACGTGCCGATCGAGGAGACCGTCGGCGCGATCGCCGAGCTCGTCGAGGCCGGGCACGTCCGCCACATCGGTCTCTCCGAGGCCGGCGCGGACACCCTGCGCCGGGCGGCGGCCGTCGCCCCGATCGCCGACCTCCAGATCGAGTACTCGCTGATATCCCGGGGCATCGAGGAGAAGATCCTGCCGACCGCCCGCGAGCTCGGCATCGGCATCACCGCGTACGGAGTGCTCTCGCGCGGTCTGATCAGCGGCCACGTCACCCGTGACCGCACGTTCGGACCGGGCGACTTCCGGGGCATGAGCCCGCGCTTCCAGGGCGACAACCTGCTGCGGAACCTGGACCTGGTGGACCGGCTGCGTGCCGTCGCCGAGGCCAAGGGCGTGACGGTCGCCCAGACCGCGATCGCCTGGGTCCTGGCTCAGGGCCCCCGGCACGGCGCCGACATCGTGCCGCTGATCGGCGCCCGCCGCCGCGACCGGCTCGCGGAGGCCCTCGGCGCCCTGGACGTCACGCTCGACGCCGCCGACCTGGCCGCCATCGAGCAGGCCGTCCCCCTGGACGCGGCGGCCGGGGAGCGCTACCCGGCGGAGCAGATGGCCCACCTGGACAGCGAGCACTGA
- a CDS encoding calcium-binding protein — MAPRPAPPLIAAVCAASLLALGAPGTAAAAQHTCFGRQATITGSGIVEGTPGNDVIIGSEGADTIDGRGGNDLICSLGGDDTVVGGLGNDRIDAGAGNDIVNGDVRNDNGDASGGGHDLIYGGPGDDRITGDSLAFGGSATGGGDDRIYGGDGDDGLIGDSRGDVDASGGGRDVIDGGPGRENITGDSLAISGDATGAGNDVLTGGPGLEFLIGDSGSVFGNAHGSGGNDRLDLGPGGGLVVGDHNIFDPTGGNVFGAGDDRITGGADADILVGESSVGEGAVPGSAGGDRIDGLGGDDLIFGDNVDFEATTTVGTAGGRDRLSGGDGADALRAGPGDDRLDGGPGSPDTCDGEAGTDTATACEVVTNVP, encoded by the coding sequence ATGGCCCCTCGTCCGGCTCCCCCGCTCATCGCCGCCGTCTGCGCGGCCTCGCTGCTCGCGCTCGGCGCCCCCGGCACCGCCGCGGCTGCCCAGCACACCTGCTTCGGCCGCCAGGCGACGATCACCGGCTCGGGCATCGTCGAGGGAACGCCCGGCAACGACGTCATCATCGGCTCGGAGGGCGCCGACACGATCGACGGCAGGGGCGGCAACGACCTGATCTGCTCGCTGGGCGGGGACGACACCGTCGTCGGCGGCCTGGGGAACGACCGGATCGACGCCGGGGCGGGGAACGACATCGTCAACGGCGATGTCAGGAACGACAACGGCGACGCCTCCGGCGGCGGGCACGACCTCATCTACGGCGGGCCCGGCGACGACCGCATCACCGGGGACAGCCTCGCGTTCGGGGGCAGCGCCACGGGCGGCGGCGACGACCGCATCTACGGCGGCGACGGCGACGACGGCCTGATCGGGGACAGCCGCGGCGACGTCGATGCCTCCGGCGGCGGCCGTGACGTGATCGACGGCGGGCCCGGCAGGGAGAACATCACCGGCGACTCCCTGGCGATCTCGGGCGACGCGACCGGGGCCGGGAACGACGTCCTGACGGGCGGCCCCGGACTGGAGTTCCTCATCGGCGACAGCGGTTCGGTCTTCGGGAACGCGCACGGCAGCGGCGGGAACGACCGCCTCGACCTCGGCCCCGGCGGCGGCCTCGTCGTCGGCGACCACAACATCTTCGACCCCACGGGCGGGAACGTGTTCGGCGCGGGCGACGACCGGATCACGGGCGGCGCCGACGCCGACATCCTGGTCGGCGAGAGCTCGGTCGGCGAGGGCGCCGTCCCCGGCAGCGCGGGCGGCGACCGGATCGACGGACTCGGCGGCGACGACCTGATCTTCGGCGACAACGTCGACTTCGAGGCGACCACGACCGTCGGCACCGCGGGCGGCCGGGACCGGCTGTCCGGCGGCGACGGTGCGGACGCCCTGCGGGCCGGACCGGGCGACGACCGGCTCGACGGCGGACCGGGCAGCCCGGACACCTGCGACGGAGAGGCGGGCACGGACACCGCGACGGCCTGCGAGGTCGTCACGAACGTGCCGTGA
- the ppdK gene encoding pyruvate, phosphate dikinase, with amino-acid sequence MSENKDQKFVYDFTEGNRDLKDLLGGKGANLAEMTNLGLPVPPGFTITTEACKVYLESGSEPAELRDEVSAHLDALEQQMGKKLGQADNPLLVSVRSGAKFSMPGMMDTVLNIGLSDKSVEGLAAQADNERFAWDSYRRLIQMFGKTVLGVDGELFEEAIDEAKAAKKVTVDTDLDAADLKKLVKHFKKIVKAEAGRDFPQDPREQMDLAIEAVFNSWNTDRAKLYRRQERIPGDLGTAVNVCSMVFGNLGPDSGTGVAFTRDPASGHQGVYGDYLQNAQGEDVVAGIRNTVPLAELESIDKKSYDQLMQIMETLETHYKDLCDIEFTIERGQLWMLQTRVGKRTAGAAFRIATQLVDQGLIDEAEALQRVNGAQLAQLMFPKFDENAKVEQIGRGIAASPGAAVGKAVFDSYTAVKWSRSGEKVILIRRETNPDDLDGMIAAEGILTSRGGKTSHAAVVARGMGKTCVCGAEELEVDTKRRRMTTASGVVVEEGDVVSIDGSTGKVYLGEVPVVPSPVVEYFEGRMHAGADDADELVQAVHRIMAYADRVRRLRVRANADNAEDALRARRFGAQGIGLCRTEHMFLGERREMVEKLILADTDEERTEALDALLPLQKKDFVELFEAMDGLPVTVRLLDPPLHEFLPDITELSVRVALAEARKEPHENELRLLQAVHRLHEQNPMLGLRGVRLGLVIPGLFTMQVRAIAEAAAQRIEAKGDPRAEIMIPLVGTVQELEIVRDEAEQVIAEVRAKTGVELKLALGTMIELPRAAVTAGQIAEAAEFFSFGTNDLTQTVWGFSRDDVEASFFTAYLEKGIFGVSPFETIDKDGVGALVRSAVESGRATRPDIKLGVCGEHGGDPESVHFFHEVGLDYVSCSPFRIPVARLEAGRAAAESSGSDSR; translated from the coding sequence GTGTCGGAAAACAAAGATCAGAAGTTCGTGTACGACTTCACCGAGGGCAACAGGGACCTGAAGGACCTGCTCGGTGGCAAGGGTGCGAACCTCGCCGAGATGACCAACCTCGGCCTCCCCGTTCCCCCCGGCTTCACGATCACCACCGAGGCGTGCAAGGTCTACCTCGAGAGCGGCTCCGAGCCCGCCGAGCTGCGCGACGAGGTCAGCGCGCACCTCGACGCCCTCGAGCAGCAGATGGGCAAGAAGCTCGGCCAGGCCGACAACCCGCTGCTCGTCTCCGTCCGCTCCGGTGCCAAGTTCTCCATGCCCGGCATGATGGACACGGTCCTCAACATCGGCCTCTCCGACAAGTCCGTCGAGGGCCTCGCCGCCCAGGCCGACAACGAGCGCTTCGCCTGGGACTCGTACCGCCGTCTCATCCAGATGTTCGGCAAGACCGTCCTCGGCGTCGACGGCGAGCTCTTCGAGGAGGCCATCGACGAGGCCAAGGCCGCCAAGAAGGTCACCGTCGACACCGACCTCGACGCCGCCGACCTGAAGAAGCTCGTCAAGCACTTCAAGAAGATCGTGAAGGCCGAGGCCGGCCGCGACTTCCCGCAGGACCCGCGCGAGCAGATGGATCTCGCCATCGAGGCGGTCTTCAACTCCTGGAACACCGACCGCGCGAAGCTGTACCGCCGCCAGGAGCGCATCCCGGGCGACCTCGGCACCGCCGTCAACGTCTGCTCCATGGTCTTCGGCAACCTCGGCCCGGACTCCGGCACCGGTGTCGCCTTCACCCGCGACCCCGCCTCCGGCCACCAGGGCGTCTACGGCGACTACCTGCAGAACGCGCAGGGCGAGGACGTCGTCGCGGGTATCCGCAACACCGTGCCGCTCGCCGAGCTGGAGTCGATCGACAAGAAGTCGTACGACCAGCTGATGCAGATCATGGAGACGCTCGAGACCCACTACAAGGATCTCTGCGACATCGAGTTCACGATCGAGCGCGGCCAGCTGTGGATGCTGCAGACCCGCGTCGGCAAGCGCACCGCCGGTGCCGCCTTCCGGATCGCCACCCAGCTCGTCGACCAGGGCCTGATCGACGAGGCCGAGGCGCTCCAGCGCGTCAACGGCGCGCAGCTCGCGCAGCTGATGTTCCCCAAGTTCGACGAGAACGCCAAGGTCGAGCAGATCGGGCGCGGCATCGCCGCCTCCCCGGGCGCGGCCGTCGGCAAGGCCGTCTTCGACTCGTACACGGCCGTCAAGTGGTCCCGCTCCGGCGAGAAGGTCATCCTGATCCGCCGTGAGACCAACCCGGACGACCTGGACGGCATGATCGCCGCCGAGGGCATCCTGACCTCGCGCGGCGGTAAGACCTCCCACGCGGCCGTCGTCGCCCGCGGCATGGGCAAGACCTGTGTCTGCGGCGCCGAGGAGCTCGAGGTCGACACCAAGCGCCGCCGGATGACCACCGCCTCCGGCGTGGTCGTCGAGGAGGGCGACGTCGTCTCCATCGACGGCTCCACCGGCAAGGTGTACCTCGGTGAGGTACCCGTCGTACCGTCCCCGGTCGTCGAGTACTTCGAGGGCCGCATGCACGCCGGCGCCGACGACGCCGACGAGCTGGTCCAGGCCGTCCACCGGATCATGGCCTACGCCGACCGCGTCCGCCGGCTGCGCGTGCGCGCCAACGCCGACAACGCCGAGGACGCGCTGCGCGCCCGCCGCTTCGGTGCCCAGGGCATCGGCCTGTGCCGCACCGAGCACATGTTCCTCGGCGAGCGCCGCGAGATGGTCGAGAAGCTGATCCTCGCCGACACCGACGAGGAGCGCACGGAGGCCCTGGACGCGCTGCTGCCGCTCCAGAAGAAGGACTTCGTCGAGCTCTTCGAGGCCATGGACGGCCTGCCCGTCACGGTCCGTCTCCTCGACCCGCCGCTGCACGAGTTCCTGCCCGACATCACCGAGCTGTCGGTACGCGTCGCCCTCGCCGAGGCCCGCAAGGAGCCGCACGAGAACGAGCTCCGGCTGCTCCAGGCCGTGCACCGGCTGCACGAGCAGAACCCGATGCTGGGTCTGCGCGGCGTCCGCCTCGGTCTGGTCATCCCCGGCCTGTTCACCATGCAGGTCCGGGCGATCGCCGAGGCCGCGGCCCAGCGCATCGAGGCCAAGGGCGACCCGCGCGCCGAGATCATGATCCCGCTCGTCGGCACCGTCCAGGAGCTGGAGATCGTCCGCGACGAGGCCGAGCAGGTCATCGCCGAGGTCCGGGCGAAGACCGGCGTCGAGCTGAAGCTCGCGCTCGGCACGATGATCGAGCTGCCGCGCGCCGCCGTGACCGCCGGTCAGATCGCCGAGGCCGCCGAGTTCTTCTCCTTCGGTACGAACGACCTCACCCAGACGGTGTGGGGCTTCTCCCGGGACGACGTGGAGGCCAGCTTCTTCACCGCGTACCTGGAGAAGGGCATCTTCGGAGTCTCGCCGTTCGAGACCATCGACAAGGACGGCGTCGGCGCGCTCGTCCGCAGCGCCGTGGAGTCCGGCCGGGCCACCCGCCCGGACATCAAGCTCGGCGTCTGCGGTGAGCACGGCGGCGACCCGGAGTCGGTGCACTTCTTCCACGAGGTCGGCCTCGACTACGTCTCCTGCTCGCCCTTCCGGATCCCGGTGGCGCGTCTGGAGGCCGGCCGCGCGGCGGCGGAGTCGAGCGGCAGCGACAGCCGCTGA
- the dusB gene encoding tRNA dihydrouridine synthase DusB, whose translation MTAFSPLAIGPHIVQPPVVLAPMAGITNAPFRTLCREFSGGKGLFVSEMITTRALVERNEKTMQLIRFDESEKPRSIQLYGVDPVTVGKAVRMIVDEDLADHIDLNFGCPVPKVTRKGGGSALPYKRPLLRAILHEAVTNAGDLPVTMKMRKGIDDDHITYLDAGRIAVEEGVTAIALHGRTAAQHYGGTADWDAIARLKEHVPEIPVLGNGDIWSADDALRMMRETGCDGVVVGRGCLGRPWLFGDLVAGFEGTGEYAQPGLRVVADAMVRHARLLGEWLGDESRGVIDFRKHVAWYLKGFSVGSEMRKKLAITSSLDELRAQLSELDLDQPWPVGADGPRGRTSGNNRVVLPDGWLKDPYDCAGVSEDAELDTSGG comes from the coding sequence ATGACCGCGTTCTCCCCCCTCGCCATCGGGCCGCACATCGTGCAGCCGCCGGTGGTGCTCGCGCCGATGGCCGGCATCACCAACGCCCCCTTCCGCACCCTCTGCCGTGAGTTCTCCGGCGGCAAGGGCCTGTTCGTGAGCGAGATGATCACGACGCGGGCGCTGGTCGAGCGCAACGAGAAGACCATGCAGCTCATCCGCTTCGACGAGAGCGAGAAGCCGCGGTCGATCCAGCTGTACGGCGTCGACCCGGTGACGGTCGGCAAGGCCGTGCGGATGATCGTCGACGAGGACCTGGCCGACCACATCGACCTGAACTTCGGCTGCCCGGTCCCCAAGGTCACCCGCAAGGGCGGCGGCTCGGCCCTCCCGTACAAGCGGCCGCTGCTGCGCGCGATCCTGCACGAGGCCGTGACGAACGCGGGCGACCTGCCGGTCACGATGAAGATGCGCAAGGGCATCGACGACGACCACATCACCTACCTGGACGCGGGGCGGATCGCGGTCGAGGAGGGCGTCACGGCGATCGCCCTGCACGGGCGGACGGCGGCGCAGCACTACGGCGGCACCGCCGACTGGGACGCCATCGCCCGGCTCAAGGAGCACGTCCCGGAGATCCCGGTGCTCGGCAACGGCGACATCTGGTCGGCCGACGACGCGCTGCGGATGATGCGCGAGACCGGCTGCGACGGCGTGGTCGTGGGGCGCGGCTGCCTGGGGCGCCCGTGGCTCTTCGGCGACCTGGTGGCGGGCTTCGAGGGCACGGGGGAGTACGCGCAGCCGGGCCTGCGCGTCGTCGCGGACGCGATGGTGCGGCACGCGCGGCTGCTCGGCGAGTGGCTGGGCGACGAGTCGCGCGGTGTCATCGACTTCCGCAAGCACGTGGCCTGGTACCTGAAGGGCTTCTCGGTCGGTTCCGAGATGCGCAAGAAGCTGGCGATCACCTCGTCCCTGGACGAGCTGCGCGCTCAGTTGAGCGAGCTGGACCTGGACCAGCCGTGGCCGGTGGGCGCGGACGGTCCGCGTGGCCGTACGTCGGGCAACAACCGGGTCGTGCTGCCGGACGGCTGGCTCAAGGATCCGTACGACTGCGCCGGGGTCAGCGAGGACGCGGAACTGGACACCTCAGGCGGCTGA